Genomic DNA from Pseudomonas fitomaticsae:
GCCTCGGCCTGTTCCCGCTGGAAGAACCGCTGTCGGTCTACGGCGCGAACAACCTCGGCAAATCCGCCTCGATCAACGCCTTGCAGTTCCCGATTCTGGCGCGCATGTCGGACATGAGTTTCGGCAAGTACAGCCTGGAACAATCCCGGCGTTTCTACTTTGCCTCCGACACCAGCTACATCCTCGTCGAAGTGAACCTGCCCCACGGCCCGCACGTGATCGGCGTGGTCGGTCGTGGCCCGGGCGGTGGTTTCGGTCACCAGTTCTTTGCCTATGCCGGCAAGCTCGACCTGGCCCACTACCAGAAAAACGACACCTGCCTGCGTCAGAAAGAGCTATTCAGCAACCTTGAGAAAGAAGGCCTGAAGGCCTACGAACTCAAGCCGGATGAGCTGCGTCGCTTGCTGGTTGGCGGTCATACGTCGATCCCGCTGGATCTGACCCTGATCCCGCTGCGCTCCACCAGCGAGCAGAGCCTGAAGACTTTCCGCGCGTTGTTCATCAACCTGCTGCACATGCGCGAAATCACCGCAGCCAAGCTCAAGCAATTGTTCCTCGATGCCTTCGAACACAGCCTGCGTTCCGGCAGCGTCGATTACATCGCGGCGTGCGAAGAAGCCTTCCGCGATGTGCGGCGCATGGAACAGGACTACAACTCGCTGGTGGCTGCCGGCCCGTTGGTCGAAGCCTTGTCCAATGGCGTGAAACAGCGCGACGTGCTGCGCGGCAAACTGCATCGCCTGTCGCCGTTGCTCGACTCGCTGCTCGGCACCTGGTCGGACTACGCCACGGCGCGCAAGGAAGAGCTGACCATTCAGGCCGAACACTACCGTCGCGAGCAGGACGACCTGCAAAACGATCAGCGCGGCGGCACTCAGGAACTGATGCGTCTGGAGCGGGAAATCTCTGGCATCCAGCGCTGGCTCGGCGAGCTGTCCGTTCTGAAGAACCGCTTCGCGCTGGTCGATGACGTCAAGGTTCTGGAGCAGCAACTGCTGGCGGCCAAGGACGCTCACGACGAACTCGCCGGTGCGCTGGCGCAGTCCCGTCAGTTCAGTGCCGAGGATCTCGAAGAGCGTCTTCGCGATCTGGAAAAACGCCTGAAGTCGGTGAAACAGCAACTCGATCACGCCGACAACAACAGCTATGCCCGCCTGCGTGAAGAGTTCTCGCAACAGGATGTCGAGCGCCTGATGCGCCTGTTCAACAGTGCGCTGTTCAGCTTGCCGCTGGGCGAACACGGCATCACCCTCGACGAGAACGGCGAGTGGGTGAAATCCGTGGAGCTGATCCTCGACGGTTTCAAGGGCGAGCGTTTCGAAGTGCCGGGCCTGTCGATCGACATCTCGCACATCGAGCCTCCGGCTCTGCAAGCGCTGGCCGACCGTGCAGCGTTGCGCGATCAGAAAGAGCGTCTGGAAAAAGAGCTCAAGCAACTCAAGACCCAACAAGCCGTGGCCGCCGACCGTGCTGCGAGCAAGACCCAGACCGAAGCGCTGTACCAGCAGGTGCTGGATGCGCAGAAAGCTCTGGAAGATTTCCGCCGCACCCAGACCCTGAGCGCCGAAGAAAGCGACAAGCTCGAGCAACTGGCACAGATGGAAGCCGCGCAGGACGAACTCAAGCGTTCCAGCGATGCGTTCACCGAGCGCGTCCAGCAGCTGTCGGCCAAGCTGCAACTGGTCGGCCGGCAGATCGCCGACATGGAAGCCAAGCAACGCACCCTCGACGATGCCCTGCGTCGCCGTCAGCTGCTGCCTGCGGACCTGCCGTTCGGTACGCCGTTCATGGATCCGGTCGACGATTCGATGGACAACCTGCTGCCGCTGCTCAACGACTATCAGGACAGCTGGCAAGGCCTGCTGCGCGCCGATGGCCAGATCGAAGCGCTGTACGCGCAGGTGCGCCTGAAGGGCGTGGCCAAGTTCGATAGCGAAGACGACATGGAACGCCGCCTGTCGTTGCTGATCAACGCTTACGCGCACCGCACCGACGAAGCCCTGACTCTGGGCAAGGCTCGTCGCGCAGCCGTGACCGATATCGCGCGGACCCTGCGTAACATCCGCAGCGACTACGACAGCCTCGAGCACCAACTGGCGTTGTTCAACCGCGAGATCAACAAACGTCAGGTGTCCAACCTGCAGAGCTTCCGCATCGTGCTCGCGCCGAACAAGGAAGCACTCAAGCACATCGACCAGATCATCCACAGCGCCGGTCAGTACGAAGAAGGCGAAACCCTGTCGGTGTTCGACCTGAGCCAGAGCGCCGAGCAGGACAACAAGAACGAAGAGGCCAAGGAATACCTGGCGCGGCTGGTGGCGGCGAACCACAACCAGCTCGGCCTCAAGGACCTGTTCGAACTGGCGTTCGAGATCACCAAGGTCAATGGCCAGCCGGTAATCCACACCGACATCGACGGCGCGGCGTCCAACGGCACCACGATGACCATCAAGGCGCTGACCAACATGTACTTGTTGCTGCACCTGATGGACCGCGACCTGGCCGGTCGTGTGCGCCTGCCGTACTACCTCGACGAAGCGGCGGACATCGACGAGAAGAACCAGGCTGCGCTGCTGGAAACCAGCCTGCAACTGGGCTTCGTGCCGATTCTGGCGAGTGTGAAGCCGCAAGTCTGCGCCAGTGTCGCCATCGACCTGGAAGGCGGCAGCGGTCCTGCCGGCATCTACATCGACGAGGCGGACTGGAAGTACATCCGTCGCCACGATGTGGTGAAAGCCACCGTCAATGTCGAAGCGGATGAACCGGAGCTGGATGCGGTTTGATGCGTCACTGACGGGCACAAAAAAGGGCCGCGATCCATTGGATCGCGGCCCTTTTTCATGTCTCGGAATTTTGTGCTGAATGACAGGGCCTCTTCGTCGGATCGCCGCCCGAACCAAGCCCGCTCCCACAGGGATTGATGTCTTACACAAATTTGTATTCAACACAAAAACCTGTGGGAGCGGGCTTGCCCGCGAAGGCGTCCTCAACGACGCCTCATATTTCCCGGATTATTTGCCGAGGGGGATTTTCGGCGCCCAGGTCAGCCACTCGTCTTCGAACTTGTCGAACAGCGGGAAGGTTTGTTCGGCGCGCGCGGGGTTGCCCATCTGCTCGCCGTCCGGCGTGGCGAAGGCAATGCCGCCCTGAATAGCTGTCTCAAGCGACTCCGTGCGTACGGTCACGCCTTTGAACAGGCCGATGTCGAAACCGACGCCGCTGGTGTTCCAGAAACGGCTGCCGCTGCGCACCAACGGGGCGTATTTCGGCTCGATCAAGATGTGCACCAGTACGCGATCGGCGGTCTGGCCCAGTTCGTAACCGGTGACTTTGCCTACGGTGATCTCACGGTAGGTAACCGGCACGCCCGGCTTCAGCGAACCGCGACGGGCAGCGCTCAGTACCAGACTCAAGCCAGCTTCTTGCTTGGTGACTTCCGGCGCATTAGCCAAAGCAACGAAGTTTTTCTGCGGGCCGAGGTTCTTGGCCGCCGGTTGCACTTCGATGTACTGGCCGGTGACCAGGGTTTCCAGGTTCGAGGTCTTGATCAGCCCCAATTCCGGTTTGACCACCCAGAACTGGCTGCCGACCCGGGCGATCTTCTCCGGGACTTCGGTGATGCGCGCGGTGAGGATCACCGATTGCAGATCATCGGTCAGGTCGACACTTTCGATCTTGCCGACGTCCAGGCCCTTGAAACGAACCGGGGTGCCGCTGCGCAAACCGTCAGCGCGATCGACCTTGATGGTGACGACGACGCCTTTCTGATTCGCCTCATCATGGTTGGCAAACAGACGGAAACGCGGGATGCGCTTTTGCAGCGGTGCCTTGGCTTGCGGCGTTTCGAAGGCAATCCCCCCGGCCATCAGCGTCTGCAATGACTCGCTCTTCACCTGGATTCCGCCGGTCAGACCACCGGTCAGGGTGATACCGCTGACGTTCCAGAAGCGGGTCGAGGCGTTGACCAGATTTTCATATTCCTTTTCGATGTGCACTCCAATGACCAACTGTTTGCGGGTCTTGGAGAACTGATAGCTCTGCACCGAACCGACCTTGACCTGCTTGTACAGAATCGGACTGCCGACATCGATCGAGCCAAGGGCGTCGGTGAACAGCACCAGGTGCAGGCCCGGTGAACGCAGATCCAGCGGTGGCGCTTTTGGCCGCGCCTCGAATTCACGTTTCGGCGGTGAGCCTTTGTCACCCGGGCGCACAGCGATGTAGTTACCTTTCACAAGCGCTTCCAGCCCGGTGATACCCGCCAGGGAAATCGACGGTTTGACCACCCAGAACTGCGTGCCATCGACCAGATAGTCTTCAGCCAGTGGATCGAGGGTCAGCTCGGCCGTTGCGCTGTTCAGATCCGGATCGACTTTCAGTGCCTTCAGGTTACCGACCTGAATACCTTTGTACATTACGGGCGTGCGGCCAGCCTGCAGACCTTCGAAATCACTGAGTTTGACCTTGACCCGAATCCCCGCAGCGGCCGCATCGAAGTCTTCATAAAGACGGAACGGCAGGCTCGGATCGGTGGGCGGGCTGTCCTTGCGGTTCTCCGGCGTGGCGAAGGCGATACCGCCGGCGACGATGCTGGCCAGGGATTCGCTGCGCACTTTCACCCCGGACAGATTGGCGTCAATGCTGATGCCGCTGGCGTTCCAGAAACGGGTGTGTTTGTGCACCAGTTTGGCGTAGGTCGGTTCGATAAAGACCTTGAGCTCGACCGTGCTCTGGTCTTCCGACAGCACGTAACTTTTGATCTGCCCGACTTTGATCTGCTTGTAGAACACCGGGCTGCCGCGGTTCAGCGAACCGAGGCGATCGGCCTTGATCGTCAGGTGCAGACCGGGCTGTGAATCCGATAGCGGCGGCTCTTCGGCCAGGGCCTTGAACTTGCGGGTCGGCTCGCCTTCGCCGGGACTGATGGCCACGTAGTTACCCGACACCAAAGTTTCCAGGCCGGTGATCCCGGCCAGGGTCACGCTCGGCTTGACCAGCCAGAAACGGGTGCTGGTCTTCAGGTACTGATCGACATCCTTGTTCATCTCGATGGTTGCGATGACACCTTTGGAGTTGCCTTCGTCATCGAGCTTGAGGGCTTTCACCTTGCCGACCGGCATGCCTTTGTAGACCACCTCGGTCTTGTTGGCCTGAATGCCTTCACCGCTTTCAAACCGCACCTGAATCTCGATGCCGGTTTCGGTATAGGCACGCCAGCCAAGCCAACCACCGATAATCAAGGCGATCAGGGGCAGCACCCAGATGGCAGACCAGTTCGAAGCCGGTCGGGTTTTCGCTACAGGCAAATCAGTCATGGTCGGCGTCCGACTCCGTGTTATCCCAAATCAGTCGGGGATCGAAAGTGACAGCGGCGAGCATCGTCAGAATCACCACACTGGCGAAGGCGATGGCGCCAAGATTGGCTTCGACACTGGCAAGCCGGCCGAAGTTGACGACCGCCACCAGAATGGCGATCACGAAAATATCGAGCATCGACCAACGACCGATGAACTCGATGAAGCGGTACATCCAGATCCGCTGACGTGCGGACAACGGCTGGCGGCGCTGTACAGAAAACAGCAGCAGCGCGATGCCCACCAGTTTGAAGGTCGGCACCAGGATACTGGCGATGAATACCACGGCAGCGATTGGAATCATGCCGTGCTGGACCAGTTGGATGACACCGGACATGATCGTGCTCGGATCACCTTGGCCCAGAGAGCTGACGGTCATGATCGGCAGCACGTTGGCCGGGATGTAGATAATCGCGGCCGTGATCAACAGCGCCCAGGTTCGCGCGAGGCTATTGGGGCGCCGGGCGTGAACCAGCGCCCCGCATCGGGTGCAGGTCTGCACTTCGCTGTCGGTATCCTGCCGGTTCAGTTCGTGGCATTCGGTACAGATCAGAATGCCTGCATCAATCGCCCGCATGGGCATCCTCTCCTGATAACGCCTGCCAGATCTGGTGCGGTGACATCACCACTTCGAGCCAGACCTGAACCAGTAACAAGCCGATAAAACACGCCAGACCGAGGCCCACGGTGATAGCCGCCATGTCCGCCAGTTTGACGATCGCGACCAGCACGCCCATGAGGTAGACCTCGAGCATGCCCCAGTCTTTAAGGTGGTGATAAATGCGGTAGAGCAGCAGGCCATAACTGCGTCCGATGTTGAAACGGATCGTCAGCAACACGATCAACTGACACAGTAGTTTCAACAGTGGAATTGCCATGCTGCAAAGGAATACGACAACAGAAACACCGCGCATATCGGTGTTGAAAAGACCGATCACACCGCTCCAGACCGTGTCCTGCGACGATTGCCCGAGAACATTGAGCTGCATGATGGGTAAAAAGTTCGCCGGCACGTAAAGCAACAGCGCGGCAATGACCAGGGCGAGGCTGCGCTGCACCACGTTATGACGGTGAGCGTACAGTTCGTAACCGCAGCGTGGGCAGAGGGCTTTTTCGCCGTGAGCTAGCTCGGGCTTGCGCATCAGCAGGTCGCACTCATGGCAGGCCACCAAGTCATCCAGCGGTAAATCTGACAGCCCGGAAGCGTCAACCGAATCTGACATAAGGGCTTTGGCTCCGAAAAAGTAGGGATCTATTCTAGTGTTCTGATTCGAAAATAACTGTGCAAATTTGTTCGCCGACGCAAGCAAAAACTTTCCTGCGGACAAAACAAAACCCCAACTGCTTTCGCAATTGGGGTTTCGGAATTTAATCTTGACGATGACCTACTCTCACATGGGGAAACCCCACACTACCATCGGCGATGCATCGTTTCACTTCTGAGTTCGGGATGGGATCAGGTGGTTCCAACGCTCTATGGTCGTCAAGAAATTCGGGTACTGAGTCGTGGCCAGATGGCCTCGCTTCAGCAAATTGGGTATGTGACAGCTTTCGGTGTTTTGTGAGCGTCGAACTTTCGGTTCATTGCGTCTTCACACACCGCAATCTGGCCTTTCGACTCAAATTGCTTGGGTGTTATATGGTCAAGCCTCACGGGCAATTAGTATTGGTTAGCTCAACGCCTCACAGCGCTTACACACCCAACCTATCAACGTCGTAGTCTTCGACGGCCCTTCAGGGAACTCAAGGTTCCAGTGAGATCTCATCTTGAGGCAAGTTTCCCGCTTAGATGCTTTCAGCGGTTATCTTTCCCGAACATAGCTACCCGGCAATGCCACTGGCGTGACAACCGGAACACCAGAGGTTCGTCCACTCCGGTCCTCTCGTACTAGGAGCAGCCCCTCTCAAATCTCAAACGTCCACGGCAGATAGGGACCGAACTGTCTCACGACGTTCTAAACCCAGCTCGCGTACCACTTTAAATGGCGAACAGCCATACCCTTGGGACCGGCTTCAGCCCCAGGATGTGATGAGCCGACATCGAGGTGCCAAACACCGCCGTCGATATGAACTCTTGGGCGGTATCAGCCTGTTATCCCCGGAGTACCTTTTATCCGTTGAGCGATGGCCCTTCCATACAGAACCACCGGATCACTAAGACCTACTTTCGTACCTGCTCGACGTGTCTGTCTCGCAGTCAAGCGCGCTTTTGCCTTTATACTCTACGACCGATTTCCGACCGGTCTGAGCGCACCTTCGTACTCCTCCGTTACTCTTTAGGAGGAGACCGCCCCAGTCAAACTACCCACCATACACTGTCCTCGATCCGGATAACGGACCTGAGTTAGAACCTCAAAGTTGCCAGGGTGGTATTTCAAGGATGGCTCCACGCGAACTGGCGTCCACGCTTCAAAGCCTCCCACCTATCCTACACAAGCAAATTCAAAGTCCAGTGCAAAGCTATAGTAAAGGTTCACGGGGTCTTTCCGTCTAGCCGCGGATACACTGCATCTTCACAGCGATTTCAATTTCACTGAGTCTCGGGTGGAGACAGCGCCGCCATCGTTACGCCATTCGTGCAGGTCGGAACTTACCCGACAAGGAATTTCGCTACCTTAGGACCGTTATAGTTACGGCCGCCGTTTACCGGGGCTTCGATCAAGAGCTTCGCGTTAGCTAACCCCATCAATTAACCTTCCGGCACCGGGCAGGCGTCACACCCTATACGTCCACTTTCGTGTTTGCAGAGTGCTGTGTTTTTAATAAACAGTCGCAGCGGCCTGGTATCTTCGACCGGCGTGAGCTTACGCAGCAAGTGCTTCACCCTCACCGGCGCACCTTCTCCCGAAGTTACGGTGCCATTTTGCCTAGTTCCTTCACCCGAGTTCTCTCAAGCGCCTTGGTATTCTCTACCCAACCACCTGTGTCGGTTTGGGGTACGGTTCCTGGTTATCTGAAGCTTAGAAGCTTTTCTTGGAAGCATGGCATCAACCACTTCGTCGCCTAAAGGCAACTCGTCATCAGCTCTCGGCCTTAGAATCCCGGATTTACCTAAGATTCCAGCCTACCACCTTAAACTTGGACAACCAACGCCAAGCTGGCCTAGCCTTCTCCGTCCCTCCATCGCAATAACCAGAAGTACAGGAATATTAACCTGTTTTCCATCGACTACGCTTTTCAGCCTCGCCTTAGGGACCGACTAACCCTGCGTCGATTAACGTTGCGCAGGAAACCTTGGTCTTTCGGCGTGGGTGTTTTTCACACCCATTGTCGTTACTCATGTCAGCATTCGCACTTCTGATACCTCCAGCAAGCTTCTCAACTCACCTTCACAGGCTTACAGAACGCTCCTCTACCGCATCACTTACGTGATACCCGTAGCTTCGGTGTATGGTTTGAGCCCCGTTACATCTTCCGCGCAGGCCGACTCGACTAGTGAGCTATTACGCTTTCTTTAAAGGGTGGCTGCTTCTAAGCCAACCTCCTAGCTGTCTAAGCCTTCCCACATCGTTTCCCACTTAACCATAACTTTGGGACCTTAGCTGACGGTCTGGGTTGTTTCCCTTTTCACGACGGACGTTAGCACCCGCCGTGTGTCTCCCATGCTCGGCACTTGTAGGTATTCGGAGTTTGCATCGGTTTGGTAAGTCGGGATGACCCCCTAGCCGAAACAGTGCTCTACCCCCTACAGTGATACATGAGGCGCTACCTAAATAGCTTTCGAGGAGAACCAGCTATCTCCGAGCTTGATTAGCCTTTCACTCCGATCCACAGGTCATCCGCTAACTTTTCAACGGTAGTCGGTTCGGTCCTCCAGTCAGTGTTACCTAACCTTCAACCTGCCCATGGATAGATCGCCCGGTTTCGGGTCTATTCCCAGCGACTAGACGCCCTATTAAGACTCGCTTTCGCTACGCCTCCCCTATTCGGTTAAGCTCGCCACTGAAAATAAGTCGCTGACCCATTATACAAAAGGTACGCAGTCACAGAACAAAGTCTGCTCCCACTGCTTGTACGCATACGGTTTCAGGATCTATTTCACTCCCCTCTCCGGGGTTCTTTTCGCCTTTCCCTCACGGTACTAGTTCACTATCGGTCAGTCAGTAGTATTTAGCCTTGGAGGATGGTCCCCCCATATTCAGACAAAGTTTCTCGTGCTCCGTCCTACTCGATTTCATGACTAAGAGATTTTCGCGTACAGGGCTATCACCCACTATGGCCGCACTTTCCAGAGCGTTCCGCTAATCTCAAAGCCACTTAAGGGCTAGTCCCCGTTCGCTCGCCACTACTAAGGGAATCTCGGTTGATTTCTTTTCCTCAGGGTACTTAGATGTTTCAGTTCCCCTGGTTCGCCTCTTGCACCTATGTATTCAGTACAAGATAACCATCTTGTGATGGCTGGGTTCCCCCATTCAGACATCTCCGGATCAAAGTCTGTTTGCCGACTCCCCGAAGCTTTTCGCAGGCTACCACGTCTTTCATCGCCTCTGACTGCCAAGGCATCCACCGTATGCGCTTCTTCACTTGACCATATAACCCCAAGCAATCTGGTTATACTGTGAAGACGACATTCGCCGAAAATTCGAATTTCTCAATTAAGAGAACTCACAAATTTTACCTTAGCCTGATCACCACCAGTGAAAGTGGATCTCAGTCTATCTTTCTATCACATACCCAAATTTTTAAAGAACGAACCAGTCAAAGACTAGAAATCAACATTCACCATCACAGCGATGGAATGCTCATTTCTAAGCTCTTACTTCAGAAGCAGTAGTGGTGGAGCCAAGCGGGATCGAACCGCTGACCTCCTGCGTGCAAGGCAGGCGCTCTCCCAGCTGAGCTATGGCCCCGTATTTCTACAGGCGTTTCCCACACAAAATTGGTGGGTCTGGGCAGATTCGAACTGCCGACCTCACCCTTATCAGGGGTGCGCTCTAACCAACTGAGCTACAGACCCAATTTCGGGCTGCTTCTTTCGTCTTCTTCAATGAATCAAGCAATTCGTGTGGGAACTTATGGAGCAGCTGATGTCGTCGATTAAGGAGGTGATCCAGCCGCAGGTTCCCCTACGGCTACCTTGTTACGACTTCACCCCAGTCATGAATCACACCGTGGTAACCGTCCTCCCGAAGGTTAGACTAGCTACTTCTGGTGCAACCCACTCCCATGGTGTGACGGGCGGTGTGTACAAGGCCCGGGAACGTATTCACCGCGACATTCTGATTCGCGATTACTAGCGATTCCGACTTCACGCAGTCGAGTTGCAGACTGCGATCCGGACTACGATCGGTTTTATGGGATTAGCTCCACCTCGCGGCTTGGCAACCCTTTGTACCGACCATTGTAGCACGTGTGTAGCCCAGGCCGTAAGGGCCATGATGACTTGACGTCATCCCCACCTTCCTCCGGTTTGTCACCGGCAGTCTCCTTAGAGTGCCCACCATAACGTGCTGGTAACTAAGGACAAGGGTTGCGCTCGTTACGGGACTTAACCCAACATCTCACGACACGAGCTGACGACAGCCATGCAGCACCTGTCTCAATGTTCCCGAAGGCACCAATCCATCTCTGGAAAGTTCATTGGATGTCAAGGCCTGGTAAGGTTCTTCGCGTTGCTTCGAATTAAACCACATGCTCCACCGCTTGTGCGGGCCCCCGTCAATTCATTTGAGTTTTAACCTTGCGGCCGTACTCCCCAGGCGGTCAACTTAATGCGTTAGCTGCGCCACTAAGAGCTCAAGGCTCCCAACGGCTAGTTGACATCGTTTACGGCGTGGACTACCAGGGTATCTAATCCTGTTTGCTCCCCACGCTTTCGCACCTCAGTGTCAGTATCAGTCCAGGTGGTCGCCTTCGCCACTGGTGTTCCTTCCTATATCTACGCATTTCACCGCTACACAGGAAATTCCACCACCCTCTACCATACTCTAGCTCGCCAGTTTTGGATGCAGTTCCCAGGTTGAGCCCGGGGATTTCACATCCAACTTAACGAACCACCTACGCGCGCTTTACGCCCAGTAATTCCGATTAACGCTTGCACCCTCTGTATTACCGCGGCTGCTGGCACAGAGTTAGCCGGTGCTTATTCTGTCGGTAACGTCAAAATTGCAGAGTATTAATCTACAACCCTTCCTCCCAACTTAAAGTGCTTTACAATCCGAAGACCTTCTTCACACACGCGGCATGGCTGGATCAGGCTTTCGCCCATTGTCCAATATTCCCCACTGCTGCCTCCCGTAGGAGTCTGGACCGTGTCTCAGTTCCAGTGTGACTGATCATCCTCTCAGACCAGTTACGGATCGTCGCCTTGGTGAGCCATTACCTCACCAACTAGCTAATCCGACCTAGGCTCATCTGATAGCGCAAGGCCCGAAGGTCCCCTGCTTTCTCCCGTAGGACGTATGCGGTATTAGCGTTCCTTTCGAAACGTTGTCCCCCACTACCAGGCAGATTCCTAGGCATTACTCACCCGTCCGCCGCTGAATCCAGGAGCAAGCTCCCTTCATCCGCTCGACTTGCATGTGTTAGGCCTGCCGCCAGCGTTCAATCTGAGCCATGATCAAACTCTTCAGTTCAAACATCTTTGGGTTTTTAAGAAACCCTAAACTTGGCTCAGCAATCGTTGGTTACATCTTTGATTTCTCGCGGAGTAACTTGTGATGCTGATAATCTTGTTGACTATCAGTCTGACTCCACAAGCACCCACACGAATTGCTTGATTCAGTTGTTAAAGAGCGGTTGGTTAAGATCTTTCGTCTCAACCGAGGCGCGCATTCTACAGCAGCCTCATTTGCTGTCAAGTGATTATTTTCAGAAGCTTTCGAAGATTTCTTCAACAACTTCAACCACTTGCGCTTCCGATCTCTCGTTAGCGGGAGGCGAATTCTACAGCGTTACACGCTGCTGTCAACACCTCTTTTTCTCCGCTTTCGACCGAGAAGATCGAACCGTTGAAAGCACCGAACAAACCGGCATTTCCAACGCCTTCCAGGCTTCGATGAACTGAAGCGACCCGTTCTCGAAACCTACTTAACTCATTGAATTTCAAGGAGTTTTCCGTTTCGACTGCGCCGGAAGTGGGGCGAATTATAGAGACTCAGAATCTGCCGTCAACTCTTAATTTCGCTTTTCCTGAAAAACCTGCTTTTTACCCATCAAACGCGGGATCCGGCGGGTCAATGGAGGAATACGCAGCGCCAAAAGGAAAACACCTATAAAGGCATAGATTGCCCACTCCTTAAGATCAGCACGCACAATCCACAACATATGCAGCAATCCCAGCCCGAGAATCACGTACACCAGCCGGTGCAACTTCTTCCAGCGCGTACCTAAACGACGCTGACTGTATCGGTTGGAGGTAACCGCCAACGCCAGCAACCCCAGAAAACCCAGAGCACCCACAATGATGTAGGGACGCTTGCGTAACTCGACACCCAGTTGCGACCAGTCGAAACCGAGAATGAACGCCATATAGCTGCAAAGATGCAGAACCACATAGGCAAAACACCAGAGCCCCAACTGACGGCGCACAGCAATCCACCCGGCCCACCCTGTAAGTTTCTGCAACGGCGTCATACTCAGAGTGATCAACAGCAATACCAATGTCCCAAGCCCCAATCGATCAACCAGGACTTTTCCCGGATCCGGCCCAAGCAGATCCGCAAAAGCCTGATAGAACCAGAACAGCGGCCAGATCGCCGCAGCCAGGAAAACGCCTACGCGCCAGATCGGATATCGCATCAGTAGTTCTTCCGCAGATCGAGCCCTGTATATAAAGAAGCGACCTCATCCGAGTAGCCGTTGAACATCTGCGTATCACGCACATTCGGCTTGAACAGACTGTTAGGCAATCGCCGCTCCCGCGCCTGAGTCCAGCGTGGATGGTCGACTGTAGGGTTCACATTCGCATAGAACCCATATTCATCCGCCGCAATGCTTTGCCAGGTTGTCTTTGGCTGCTCGCTGACCAGACTGATCCGCACGATGGATTTGACGCTCTTGAAGCCGTACTTCCAGGGCACCACCAGACGCAACGGCGCACCGTTCTGGTTTGGCAATTCGCGGCCATACATACCCACCGCCAGAATCGCCAAGGGATTCATCGCCTCATCCAGACGCAAACCTTCTACATAAGGCCAGTCGATCAGGGCAAATCCCGAACGCTGTCCGGGCATGCTCTTCGGGTCCTGCAAGGTTTCGAAGCGAATGTATTTGGCATTGGAAGTGGGCTCTACCTGCTTCAACAACGCCGAGATGGGGAAACCGATCCAGGGAATCACCATCGACCACGCCTCGACACAGCGCAGGCGATAAATACGCTCTTC
This window encodes:
- a CDS encoding paraquat-inducible protein A: MRAIDAGILICTECHELNRQDTDSEVQTCTRCGALVHARRPNSLARTWALLITAAIIYIPANVLPIMTVSSLGQGDPSTIMSGVIQLVQHGMIPIAAVVFIASILVPTFKLVGIALLLFSVQRRQPLSARQRIWMYRFIEFIGRWSMLDIFVIAILVAVVNFGRLASVEANLGAIAFASVVILTMLAAVTFDPRLIWDNTESDADHD
- a CDS encoding paraquat-inducible protein A; this translates as MSDSVDASGLSDLPLDDLVACHECDLLMRKPELAHGEKALCPRCGYELYAHRHNVVQRSLALVIAALLLYVPANFLPIMQLNVLGQSSQDTVWSGVIGLFNTDMRGVSVVVFLCSMAIPLLKLLCQLIVLLTIRFNIGRSYGLLLYRIYHHLKDWGMLEVYLMGVLVAIVKLADMAAITVGLGLACFIGLLLVQVWLEVVMSPHQIWQALSGEDAHAGD
- a CDS encoding PqiB family protein encodes the protein MTDLPVAKTRPASNWSAIWVLPLIALIIGGWLGWRAYTETGIEIQVRFESGEGIQANKTEVVYKGMPVGKVKALKLDDEGNSKGVIATIEMNKDVDQYLKTSTRFWLVKPSVTLAGITGLETLVSGNYVAISPGEGEPTRKFKALAEEPPLSDSQPGLHLTIKADRLGSLNRGSPVFYKQIKVGQIKSYVLSEDQSTVELKVFIEPTYAKLVHKHTRFWNASGISIDANLSGVKVRSESLASIVAGGIAFATPENRKDSPPTDPSLPFRLYEDFDAAAAGIRVKVKLSDFEGLQAGRTPVMYKGIQVGNLKALKVDPDLNSATAELTLDPLAEDYLVDGTQFWVVKPSISLAGITGLEALVKGNYIAVRPGDKGSPPKREFEARPKAPPLDLRSPGLHLVLFTDALGSIDVGSPILYKQVKVGSVQSYQFSKTRKQLVIGVHIEKEYENLVNASTRFWNVSGITLTGGLTGGIQVKSESLQTLMAGGIAFETPQAKAPLQKRIPRFRLFANHDEANQKGVVVTIKVDRADGLRSGTPVRFKGLDVGKIESVDLTDDLQSVILTARITEVPEKIARVGSQFWVVKPELGLIKTSNLETLVTGQYIEVQPAAKNLGPQKNFVALANAPEVTKQEAGLSLVLSAARRGSLKPGVPVTYREITVGKVTGYELGQTADRVLVHILIEPKYAPLVRSGSRFWNTSGVGFDIGLFKGVTVRTESLETAIQGGIAFATPDGEQMGNPARAEQTFPLFDKFEDEWLTWAPKIPLGK
- the mksF gene encoding Mks condensin complex protein MksF: MSQERYGIRRFALLNTAGYSLGLFPLEEPLSVYGANNLGKSASINALQFPILARMSDMSFGKYSLEQSRRFYFASDTSYILVEVNLPHGPHVIGVVGRGPGGGFGHQFFAYAGKLDLAHYQKNDTCLRQKELFSNLEKEGLKAYELKPDELRRLLVGGHTSIPLDLTLIPLRSTSEQSLKTFRALFINLLHMREITAAKLKQLFLDAFEHSLRSGSVDYIAACEEAFRDVRRMEQDYNSLVAAGPLVEALSNGVKQRDVLRGKLHRLSPLLDSLLGTWSDYATARKEELTIQAEHYRREQDDLQNDQRGGTQELMRLEREISGIQRWLGELSVLKNRFALVDDVKVLEQQLLAAKDAHDELAGALAQSRQFSAEDLEERLRDLEKRLKSVKQQLDHADNNSYARLREEFSQQDVERLMRLFNSALFSLPLGEHGITLDENGEWVKSVELILDGFKGERFEVPGLSIDISHIEPPALQALADRAALRDQKERLEKELKQLKTQQAVAADRAASKTQTEALYQQVLDAQKALEDFRRTQTLSAEESDKLEQLAQMEAAQDELKRSSDAFTERVQQLSAKLQLVGRQIADMEAKQRTLDDALRRRQLLPADLPFGTPFMDPVDDSMDNLLPLLNDYQDSWQGLLRADGQIEALYAQVRLKGVAKFDSEDDMERRLSLLINAYAHRTDEALTLGKARRAAVTDIARTLRNIRSDYDSLEHQLALFNREINKRQVSNLQSFRIVLAPNKEALKHIDQIIHSAGQYEEGETLSVFDLSQSAEQDNKNEEAKEYLARLVAANHNQLGLKDLFELAFEITKVNGQPVIHTDIDGAASNGTTMTIKALTNMYLLLHLMDRDLAGRVRLPYYLDEAADIDEKNQAALLETSLQLGFVPILASVKPQVCASVAIDLEGGSGPAGIYIDEADWKYIRRHDVVKATVNVEADEPELDAV